gtcagtattgtctacttagaccagcagcggctctccagggtctcaggcaggggtctttcccatcacctacctgcctagtccctttaactcactggttcccaaccaggggtccgtggacccccaggggtccgcgagaactaaattaaggtccgcgaaacaaagttataaacccataataaattaatattttcaattaaaagttctcttattataaaaatatatattcaaatattattctaagtttaatgtttaactaacagttatgattaaagtttattttcaaattctcggaatttttattttgaaccttggggtccctgcaccgaacaaaaaagtcctagtggtccctggtcaaaataaggttgggaaccactgctttaactggagatgccgccggggattgaaccggggaccttctgcgtgccaggcAGATGcgctgcccctgagccacagcactcctcttttatgttttgctttgcatgcagaagctcccaggctcGATGCTTGGCAGCGGCTTCTGGGAAAGGCATTCAAGTTCATAGAAGCCAGggtttgaacccgggaccttctgtgtgccaagcagatgctctaccactgagccatggctcctccccgcTGCTTGAGAGCCAGCCATGTGCTAGGACAGGTGCTGTCCAAAACACCAAAGTGGCATGCTCTCCTCCAAGAGGGTCTGTGTTAGGGAGCGGGTGCCCTGTTCCAGGGACAGAATGCAGCCACTCTCATGGGACTCTTTTCCACCCGTTCACAGGATGAGGACCAAAACTGCATGAGAGGAGAGAGCGGCAGCCCAGCCAGGCCATGGCAGTCTTCGACACCCCGCAGGAGGCCTTTGGAGCCTTGCGCCCGGTGTGCGTGCAGCTGACCAAAGCCCAGACGACTGATAACGTGGAGCGCCTCCATTTGCAGCTGCAAGCCGTGAGCGACTCGGCGTTGCAGGAGCTGCAAGAGTACGTCCTCTTCCCGCTGAGGTTTGCCCTCAAAACGCCGGGGCCAAAACGCGAGGGCGTGGTCCAGAGCGTGCTGGAGTGCCTGACGTTCGTGCTCTCCGCCACGTGCGTGAAGAAGACTGACCTGCTGCAGGAGCTTTTCTCCGAGCTCTGCCTCTGCTTGGCGTCTCCTTCCAGCCCCAACCAGCTGGCCCCCCTGCCCGAGGAGCTGAAGCAGGCGGTGCTCCGGGCCCTGCTGGCTCTGCTGCATTCTACCTACTGGGATGTTCTCTTGACTCTCTATCAGCCCTCCGCCCTTCCCCACCTGGGTTTTGCGGTGTCTTTGCTGCTGGCCTTAGCGGAACAGGAGAAAGCCAGGGCCGTTCAGATCTCCGCCTTATGCTGCTTGCAGGCTCTCCTGCTGCAGTGTGATTGCCCAGAGGATCACAGGCCCCTGGCTGGCGAGGAGAGGAGACGTCTTGGAGACCTCTTTGCTTCTTTCCTGCCGGGCATCTCCACCGCCCTGTCCCGGATTATCACGGGAGACGTGAAGCAAGGGCACGGCGTCGTTGTCTCAGCCACCAGGGTCTTCTCTCGAGCGCTGAGTTTGGTGATGGCCGACAAGCAGCTCGAGCAGGTCCCACCAAAGAGAAAGAAGCCGGCTTCGGTTCCAGGCAGCAGAATATCGGAGCTCCTGGTGCACAGAGGCCCAGACTGGGCAAACAGCACCGCAGCCAAACTCTCGATCCTGATCAGGAAGGTGGTTGACTGGGTTTCTGCTCACCCGCATTGGAAGGCGAGGAAGGAGCTGGTGGAAATGTCCTCTCTCCTTTTGACCGAGTGCAGCCGGTCCTTGGCAGGATCCGCCGGCCAGTTCGTGAAAGCCTTAGTCGGCCTCGTGAATGATGAGAGCCCCGAGGTCCAGAGCCGGAGCAACGAGGCACTTAGGAGCCTGGCGGCACGAGGGGCCATAGCCGAGGACAGACACCTGGCGGACGTCCTTTCGGAGGAGCTGCACTCGCTTACCACGGCCCTGCCTCGCTTCATGAGCTCCCGGGATGACCAGGGCAAACTGGCAACCTTGAACTTGCtcgttggctacctgaaactcttGGGCCCCAAGATGAATGTTGTCCTCCGCTCCACGTCCCATCTCCAGCGCCTCTCCAAAGCACTCATGCAAGTTCTGGAGCTGGACATGAAGGACATCAAGATCGTGGAGGAAAGGCGCTGGTGGGGCCCGGAAGGCTCGCGGGAGCTATCCGGAAGACTGATGGAGCACCGGCACGAGGGTAGCAGTCCACGGAAATGCTTCCGCTTCTTCACGGAGGATCGGATTTTCTTTCTGCTGCGGCAGGTGGGCCAAATTCTTGGGTACTACGGAGACCTCTATTTGCTTGTGGACCACTTTATGGAGCTCTACAGGGAGTCTGCCGTGTACCGGACGCAGGCGGCCATGGTGGTCAACGAGCTGGTCGCCGGAGCTGCGGGGCTGAACGTGGACGTCCTCCACGAGCGGGAAACAGTACCGAGCAAAGAGGAACTCAAAGGGGTTGTCGCTTCTGTGTTGGAGGAATACACAGACCCAGCAAACTGGCATTTGGTCACCAGTATCGAAGGGGGAGATCTTGATGCGGAACCGAACATGAAATATTCCGGGCTCCTCGCTGTCCCGCCTGAAGCGAGCCACCAGCTCCCTCCTCCTTTGAATCTAAGGCCCCCGGTCCATTCCATGAGTGGCAACATCTGGCAAATTTGCATCCAGCTGGAAGGAATCGGCCGCTTTGCTTTGGCGCTGGAGAAAGACTTTCGCGAGCTCTTGATCTCTGTTCTGTACCCTGTCCTGGAAAAGGCTGGAGACGGCACCCTGCTGGTCAGCCAGGCGGCGATGGGGACCGTGGGGGACATCTGCCAGGCCTGTGGGTACTACTCGGCCTCTGACCTCATCTGCCAAAACGCAGACTACTTGGTGGACAGGATTTCCTTGCACCTGTGCCGTCTGACTCACGAACTCCATGCCGCGCAGGTCCTGGAGGCCATGCTACGACACTCGGATGCCAATGTGCTGCCTTTGGTGGAGGACGTGATTCAAGATGTTCTGGCCGCGCTCGATCGGGGTCACAGAGACCGCACACCTTTGTTCCTTGGGGTCATGCACGTGCTCTTGACAATGCTAGGTAGTTAAAAGCAGGAATTTTGCAACTGTTGCCCAGCTGGGAACCTTCTGCATCAATTAGTGGTGAAGAgctgtggttaggagcagtggattctgatctggaaaactggggttgatttcccccttcctccacctaagtggtggaggctaatctggtgaactggatttgtttcctcactcctaggcatgaagccagctgggtgaccttgggctagtcacagctctcttagagctctctcagcctcacctacctcacaggatgtctattgtggggaggggaaggtgattgtaagctgatttgattcttccttaatatagaagggcaaggtctgctgggcaaaacccaacatggcttctgtaagggtaggtcctgtctcactaacctattagagtttttttaaagcgtcagtaagcatgtggacaggaatgagcctgtggatattgtgtatttggatttccaaaaagcttttgacaaagtcccccaccaaagactgctacacaaacttcatagtcatgggataagaggacgtcctcttatggattgagagctggctgaaaaataggaagcagagagtaggaatcaatggtcagttctcccaatggcgggatgtgagcagtggggtgcctcagggatctgtgttgggaccggcgcttttcaacctgttcatcaatgacctagagttggggttaaacagtgaagtagccaagtttgcagatgacaccaaattatttagggtggttaaaacaaaatcggactgtgaagagctccagaaggatctctgcatacttgaagaatgggcattaaaatggcaaatgagattcaatgtgagcaagtgtaaagggatgcatattgggacaaaaaatcccaacttcacatatacactgatgggatctgtgctggcagcgacagaccaagaaagggatctcggggtggtagtggatagctcgatgaagatgtcaacccagtgtgcggctgctgtaaaaaaggcaaattagacgaggaatagagaataaaactgctgatatcatactgcccttgtacaaatctatggtgagaccactgtGTAcagaactgtgtacagttctggtcaccacacctaaaaaaggatattacagaacttgagaaggtgcagaaaagagcaacccaaatgattaggggactagagcaactgtcctatggggagcggctaagacgcttagggctgtttggcttggctagaaggcggctgaggggagacatgatagaggtctataaaattatgcatggtttggagagagtggacagggagaagtttttctccctctcccataatactagaacacggggtcatctgctaaagctggagggtgagagattcaaaacatataaaaggaagtattttttcacacaacgcatagttaaattgtggaactccctgccccaggatgtgttgatggctgcctgcttggagggttttaagaggggagtggacattatattcatggaggagaggggtattcatggcagttagaatggatactagtcatgctgcatacctattctctctagtatcagaggagcatgcctattattttgggtgcagaggaacacaggcaggatggtgctgctgcactcatcttgttagtggcttcctagaggcacctggttggccactgtgtgagcagactgctggacttaatgggccttggtctgatccagcagggcctttcttatgttcttaagtggtagagaaagtcggcatataaaaatcaactctattttTTATTCCCCACCCCGTCCAAAGGTCTTTGCATTTATTTCAATGTATTTTTCATTTTGCTGTCATAGTAACTCTGCGAGGTCTACCAAGCCCTTTTAGACAGAAGTGGAGATGTTGACCAGGGTCTTGGATCTGTAATCAGTGCCCATTTCCCTGTTATCATCTCTGCTGATCTATGCACAGGGTAGAGAGAGTAGACAGAAAACTTTTTCTCctgaaatactagaactcgggggcatccaatgaagtttcTCATTCATTTCCTTTATTCAAGGAAGTCTACGTGGCACATAGACTTTTAGACAAAATAACATACCGATAGTTGAAATGCTTGAGAAAAAGGACATTAAGCTCTTTAGGAAGAAGTAAACATTGaatacataatttaaaatattgaaaTGGAATTAAAGTAGCCATAGAATCGCTGCATAGTTAACTAGGcactaattttattttttttgtttttcgatTTATATTCTGTCCTCTATCTCCGGCCTGGGCCTAGAAGAGGACAGAAGGAACATACCATTCTTCTGTCAATGtaaatataatatacatataaataacataaagaaataaataaaatcaagggTTCACAATAGCTGTGCTCTCCGGCTCGAACCTTGGGACAAGCTCACGGTCCATCTGTAGGAGAACATAGAGGGGAGTCAAGCTGTCAAGTTGATGGGCattaggacagacaaaaggaaatacttttttacacagccagtgattaaaatgtggcgttcgctgccagaggatgtagtgatggccgcagGCATAGAGGGCTTTAGCAGGGGATTtaccagattcatggaggagaagttgATCAATAGCGAATAGCCATggagactaaagggaatctccacatgGAATCAGAGatttgtaagggaccaccagggtcaaaagGCAGTTCTCTAAATCTTagcgccaggaggcaacatcaggagaaagcctcggcctctgtgccctgtagTTGGCTTTCCGGAGTAAttttttggccactgtgtgaggcaggctGCTGTACTAGACGGACCACTCATCTGATCtggcagggctgttcttatgttttcatGCTACGGTTAAGTTTGCTTATTGTTGCAACCTAATCTTTGCAGCTGAAGAGACAGACAGAACAATTCGTATCTGCCAGTAACACACCTCTTGGCACACAACATTGTGAGTGACTGGAGGTAATTTTCCTAATACAAAAATCAGCTACCCAAGTTACATTAGTTTACCACCACCATATCAGGGTTAAGAGCAGCGTGTGGAACGTGCAACATTGCACCCAGGGAAATAATACTtttctctggttcttgtaggttatccgggctgtgtgaccgtggtcttggtattttctttcctgacgtttcgccagcagctgtggcaggcatcgttgttggcgaaatgtcaggaaagaaaataccaagaccacggtcacacagccggataacctacaagaaccaatgaccgtgatagccttcgacaatacttttctCCTTCGGCAGCTTCCTGGTTTGCGTCTGGGCACCAAACGGAGGGGACTTTGGAGCAGAATGGCAGCCGTTTGCCGGGCGAAGCTGGCCCGCAGGAGAGAAGGCCTGCAGTTATGCCCACCGTGGAGGAGATGGAGGCCTTCTTCCGTGATTACGTCCGGCAGAAGCAGATTGCAGAGGGTGATCTTCTGGAGGACGAGAATGAAGAGACAGGTTAGTGCCACCCTCCTAGTCCTGGTTGGACTCTGGATTTCCATCTCTCAGCCCACCGTTGCACACGTACGCACACGTTGTGGGTAATGTGTTTGtgtagatggggggaggggggtttgacGGAACACACAAGCAAAGGATGAGGACGTGCCTCCCTGAACTGGCAGATCAGGACATGCTAGCTAAAGCCTTGCAAGAAGTCCAAAGCCAGGGGGAGTGAGCATGAATTGTGGGGAAATCTCCAGACTGCAACTCTCCAGGAACGAGAGACTCTCAGTGGTTGGAGCTGAGCAACTTGGCCAACTCCTCCTGTGTTCTTCTTCCTCATTTTAGCGCACTCTCCACTATTCTCAACATCCAGCGCCTCCTGGAGCATGCCCTTTGtcaggctgctggggaggggtgggggtgactttttaattttataaagTAAGGGATTCGTGGCCTGGATTCAACAGTGCAGATACGAAATCTTGTATCTGAAGaactccatcttctgggcatggagtaggggtcactgggggtgttgggggggaggtagttgtgaatttccttaattgtgcagggagttggactagatgaccctggtggtcccttccaactctgaagAAAGGTTTGACTCTCCAAATctgataccccgaaaatcttgttggtctctactgaacttgaatctaagAAAAGTGAAGTTTTCTTCAGCGGTGGCAGTGATTTCTATAGATTCCCCCCTGCCTGCTGCAATCCTTTGAGCACCCACCCATTGTTCTTGACGGTAAACAATGGGAGGAACAGGATGCTGGGGGTCTTCAGCAGGAGGGGGTAATTGGTGGGAATTACCACCCCCTCTTAAGAAAACACAAGTGCCTTTAAGTTTCCAGAAAGTGTCCACTATATTTTTGGATCCCTAAATACATCTCCTGCCTTGAGTGTGGCCTAAAGCCTTGGTGCATGaatgggacacacacacccctcttccaGGTGAATCAGTTTCTTTGCTCCCCACATTCGGGGGGGTTATATGTTGAGAATACAGCATTATTGACAGGCACTTGACCATGAGGTTTCCGATCCAGGGAAAGAAACTGGGTGCCTGTGAACAAGCGTGGGGTGGGGAGAGCCCAATAACTTGGAAAGTTTCCCCACCTGGACGCAAATCTTCCCTTCAAGGATTCTCTAAGCTTTCAGAGGCCTGAGCAGGTCTCATTTCTCCTTGTCCCTCTGATTTTGTTTTCCCTCTGACAAACTCTCAGCTGCTTGCAGCATTCTGTGAGCCACAAGCATCCTCGGTAATCACTCCGCTatttttgggggtgtttttcctTCTGTCCAATATTCAAGATGCTGTTTTTCTGTACAccaggggtgctttcacacacacactgagtaatgcacttccaatgcacttcagtgattgtttgcaagtggattttgccatttgacacagtaaaatccagttgcaaagcgGACTGGAAaatgtattgaaagtgcattactctgtgtgtgtgacagaggCATAAAAGACCCCTCCGTGTGTGCAGAAACCCAACCTAgggccctttctctccctttgtgGTAATGTTAAGGTTGGCTGCCGGGTGCCTCTGTGGAAGCCTGAAGCTTCCAAATAGGGCTCGGCGCAGCCAAATGtgtctctccctttccccttgtcTCAGAAGAGCCTCAGCCTGCTTTAGAGTCTGCGTCAAACGACCCCAGCTTGGAGATGGAGACCCCTTTGCCAGCCCACGCCCAGATCGCCAAAGAAGTGATGGAGCGCTGTGTCCACCTACTCTCGGACCAGAGCCTTCGCGTGCGCCTGAAGGTACTCCTCAGAGCAGGCAAAGCTCCCCCTTAAGACTGTGGCTCCTGTGTCCCCAAACACACATAGCTAGGGCCCTTCTCTTCCAGAACTCtttgtttctttcattcattctttctgttgttctttctgtctttccttctgtcgttctttctttcattcattcattccttctTTCATTCTCTCGTTCTTTCATTCTCTCGTTCTTTCTATCATTCCTTCTTTCTGTCATttgttatttctttctttgcttgGAGTTTGCTCTCAGAGACTCACCTGGCTGGATCAACTGCTGGGAGTCTCAGCCTCAGGGGTTCTTCCTCTGGTGCAGGGGTTTGGGAAGAGAACCCTGCCCCGCACATCCAAACTTCACCTGAATGCCTGCAAGCAATTTGCCATGGTAAGAGTCAGACCTGTTTTGCCTGTGCAGGGAAACAGGGCTTTGAGGCACTCATTTCTGCCCAGTGCAGGAGTGAGAAAGTTATTGAGCGGTCCTGGGTCTCCTGCCCAACCAGgcacctgttcctccactccctaATTCTCTTCTTTTGGGGTCACTGCCACTATCAAACCAATTTAGGGGATCACTCCATTTGAGGGCTTTAGCTCAAGCACTGAGTTTAAGTCCTGATCTGCATAGCCCAacctagcccgatctcgtcagctcttggaagctaagcagggtcagccatggttagtaacACGGAAACAGAACGGGAAGGGACCcagggggtcatctagtccaaccacttgcACAGGGCAGGAAATTCATCTACCttctttctccccactcccccagtgacccctgatcaatgcccagaggaaggcaaaaaacctccaccATCTCTGGGCCAGACTGACGTAGAGTAAAATTCTTTctggaccccaaagtggcgattgaaATTATCTTTGGCAGGTAAGGAAGGGccgtgagagccaaacactgacacaacccttcctgccctccctctcatgatcttcctaagtaTACAAAagcagccttgctgacagatggccatctagcctctgcttaaaaacctccagggaaggagagctcaccacctcccgaggaagcctgttccactgaggaaccactctatctgttagaaaattcttcctaatatctagatggaaactcttttgatttaatttcaaccctttggttctggtccgaccttcttgagcaacagaaaacaactcggcaccatcctctctatgacagcccttcaagtacttgaagatggttatcatatcccctctcagccttctcctcttcaggctaaacatacccagctccttcaacctttcctcacaggacttggtctccagacccctcaccatctttgttgccctcctctggacctgttccagcttgtctacatctttctgaaattgtggtgcccaaaactgaacacattactctaggtgaggtctaaccagagcagagtgaagcgataccatcacttcgcgtgatctggacactatacttctgttgatggaaCAGTTGTATTATATAGGAGTCTAGTGtctgggagacttccaaggaagtccagagttgctacgcagaggcaggcaatggcagactgtttgtctcttgccttgaaaaccctctgggggcgccataagtgggctgtgtTTTGACAGCACATTATGCACACGCGCACCATCAACCATCAGTCTGGTGTGTTTCTTGTCTTTCTCCGTCCCCCCAGGTTCTGGATGTCTTGGAGCTTTGCCTGATGGTTCTGCATCCACACCAAAACCACCTCCTCCCATTGGCTCATCGGACGTGGCCCGCCCTTGCCACCCGCCTGACCAACGACGACCCCTTGGCCGTGCTCCGAGCCTTCAGGGTAAGCCTGCTCGCGACCCAGGTCGTCTGCAGTGTGCAGGTCAGATTGTTCAAGGAGAAATGGTTGCTCTCTGGCAGCCCAAGTTTTGCTGGTCAGAGCTCTCTTTTAATTTGGACTCTGCTGCCAACTTTCCTGGCAACATTTTGCAAGCCTGACCTGCCTTCTCGGGGATCCTTTCCTGAGTACTGAGCGccagggtggcgtagtggttaagaagaagaagaaaaagggttggtttttatatgccaactttctctaccacttaaggcagaatcataccgggattacaatcaccttcctttcccctccccacaacagacaccctgtgaggtaggtggagctgagagagctgtgactagcccaaggtcacccagctggcttcatgtgcaggagtggggaaacaaatccagttcaccagattagcctccgcagctcatgtggaggagtggggaatcatacgaggttctccagatcagagtccacctctccaaaccaccgctcttaaccattacatcacgctggctctctagtggactctaatctggagaactgggttgattcccccactcctacacatgaaacctgctgggtgacctttggccagacacagttctctctgaactccctcagccccacctacctcacagggtgtctgttgtggatcgaggaaggggaggcaattgtaagtcggtttgagactctttaaagatactgaaaatcggggtataaaaaccaactcttctccttctgttgGCCAACTCTGGTCTCAAAGGCTCCCCTGGCTTCTGGTGGCAGactgcattatttttaaaaaaatcattttttgcatgtatttaattaaaacattgattagccacctttctaccttgcggAACTCAAGACGGCTTACGATGTAAAGAAAACAATGCTTATTAAAGAATAACAcgtaaaagaccacaatttaaaatctcaattaggactgccaataaataaaatataaattagtgaaatgcagtcctaaattaaACTGTCTTCGATTGGCTCTGGAAGATCAAtcatgagggggccaggcacacctccctggggaggttgttccataatcgtagGGCTGCTAATGAAAAGGCTTTTTCTTGggtgcccaccagatgagcttctctgATCAATGGGACAGCcgagagggcctctccctgtgatccattcccaggcaggaacgttTGGGAGAAGACGGTTCTTCAGATGCCCCCGTCCCAAGTCatgaaaatgatttaaaaatcATTTGCAAGGGCATCTCCATAGAACGAATCCAATGTCATTAAAACATTCTGTACAACTGAGGTTTCTATCTTGACGCCTGCCAGAGGCTCAGAGAGGGTTGTGATAATTgtctgtttggttcttgtaggttatccaggctgtgtgaccacagcccggataacctacaagaaccaatgaactctgaccgtgaaagccttcgacaatagattgTCTGTTTGTTTCATGTGAGTGAGTCTGGTTAGACTGTGGtgaactggcagtcttcaagcagaggctggacaagcacttgtctgggatgctctaggctgatcctgcattgagcaggggggttggactagatggcctgtttggccccttccaactctatgattctaaacctcTCTGAGTCCCCCTTAAGTTGCATTTGAGTTgaacacagatgaagctgccttcaaggtcagtcttgtctactcggattggcagcagctttccagggtctcatgcagagaaaggtctttcacattatagtgtacctgctccttttttaatgggagatgctgggcattgaacctgggtccttgtGCATGCCAAACAGGGGTTCTGCCGCTGTGCCCCGGCCTGCTCCCTTCCTGGAGACTGGTTGTCAAGGGCCAGCTGAGCTCCAGCAATAGCCAGGGAAA
This Euleptes europaea isolate rEulEur1 chromosome 2, rEulEur1.hap1, whole genome shotgun sequence DNA region includes the following protein-coding sequences:
- the TTI1 gene encoding TELO2-interacting protein 1 homolog, with product MAVFDTPQEAFGALRPVCVQLTKAQTTDNVERLHLQLQAVSDSALQELQEYVLFPLRFALKTPGPKREGVVQSVLECLTFVLSATCVKKTDLLQELFSELCLCLASPSSPNQLAPLPEELKQAVLRALLALLHSTYWDVLLTLYQPSALPHLGFAVSLLLALAEQEKARAVQISALCCLQALLLQCDCPEDHRPLAGEERRRLGDLFASFLPGISTALSRIITGDVKQGHGVVVSATRVFSRALSLVMADKQLEQVPPKRKKPASVPGSRISELLVHRGPDWANSTAAKLSILIRKVVDWVSAHPHWKARKELVEMSSLLLTECSRSLAGSAGQFVKALVGLVNDESPEVQSRSNEALRSLAARGAIAEDRHLADVLSEELHSLTTALPRFMSSRDDQGKLATLNLLVGYLKLLGPKMNVVLRSTSHLQRLSKALMQVLELDMKDIKIVEERRWWGPEGSRELSGRLMEHRHEGSSPRKCFRFFTEDRIFFLLRQVGQILGYYGDLYLLVDHFMELYRESAVYRTQAAMVVNELVAGAAGLNVDVLHERETVPSKEELKGVVASVLEEYTDPANWHLVTSIEGGDLDAEPNMKYSGLLAVPPEASHQLPPPLNLRPPVHSMSGNIWQICIQLEGIGRFALALEKDFRELLISVLYPVLEKAGDGTLLVSQAAMGTVGDICQACGYYSASDLICQNADYLVDRISLHLCRLTHELHAAQVLEAMLRHSDANVLPLVEDVIQDVLAALDRGHRDRTPLFLGVMHVLLTMLASWFASGHQTEGTLEQNGSRLPGEAGPQERRPAVMPTVEEMEAFFRDYVRQKQIAEGDLLEDENEETEEPQPALESASNDPSLEMETPLPAHAQIAKEVMERCVHLLSDQSLRVRLKVLDVLELCLMVLHPHQNHLLPLAHRTWPALATRLTNDDPLAVLRAFRVLCTLGVGSGDFLRRRFSKDVLPKLAGSLVSQAPVSSRAGPIYSHTVAFKLQLAVLQGLGSLCQALDLDESDLHQVANACLPYLSAKQPAKLQAASRSVFLHLMQLDPDTLWLFLSEVWCPRAYEPPHPSLRPVRLSGAGKKRNEFTDNVQRLLDELP